The Bacteroidia bacterium genome segment TTTACATTGTCTATTTCACCAAAATCGCCACGTAAAAAACGTGCAATCATTTCTCCAAAATATGGAGATTCTGTTCTTGGAAAATGCAGAAACTTTGTCTGAATATTCTGCTTATTCAAATATTCTGTTAAAAGTGAAACCTGTGTTGACTTTCCAGCACCATCCAAACCTTCTAATACAATAAATTTCATAAATAATAAAGACGATTAACTAACTTTGAGAAATTTTTAATTGAACATGTGTAAAGATACATTTTTTAATAAAAAGAAATCAATACGATTTCGGGATGAAATTTTTGTAATGGAAAAGCCTATTGTAATGGGTATTTTAAATGTTACTCCCGATTCTTTTTATGATGGTGGAAAATTTTCTTCTGAAATGGAAATAGTTTCAGCTGTTGAGAAAATGATTTTAGATGGAGCAACTATAATTGATGTTGGTGCTGTTTCTACAAGACCTGATTCAATACAAATAAATTCTGAAGAAGAAATTAAAAGATTAAAACCTGCATTTTCTATTTTACAAAAAATGTTTCCAGATACATGGTTCTCATTAGATACTTATAGGTCAAATGTTGCAAAAATGGCTGTAGAAGAATATGGATTTGGAATGATTAACGATATTTCAGCCGGTAAATTTGATAATAAAATGTTTACCGTAATTTCCGGGTTAAAGATTCCTTACATTATAATGCACATGCAGGGAACACCCGAAAACATGCAACACAATCCAGTTTATTCTAAAATTACTCCGGAAATAATTTCAAATTTTTCAGAAATATTAAATGAATTAAAGCAACTTGGTGTTAATGATGTTCTTATTGATCCTGGTTTTGGTTTTGGAAAGACAATTGAACATAATTATAAATTATTAAAAGAACTTACAGCATTTAAAATATTTGAATTACCTATTGTTGTAGGAGTGTCAAGAAAATCTATGATTTACAAACTGCTCCAATGTTCTGCTGATGATGCATTAAATGGAACTTCAATAGTGAATACTTTAGCATTAATTAATGGTGCTGATATTCTAAGAGTTCACGATGTAAAACAAGCAGTTGAAGCATTAAAAATTGTTGAACTTTACAAAAATTGCTGATTTTTTCTTAATTTTACCAAGAAAAAGTTGAAAGCGTTTAAATACTTAAAGAGTCTAAAGTTAATTTTAAAACCAAAAATAATAAATCATTTTAATCTTAAATCGAAATTCCTAAATCGAAAATCCTAAATAAATTTGATTCCTGCATTTATAAATATTACATTTTTTGATATTCTGGACATAGTACTTGTAGCTTTTTTACTGTACAAAGTTTACATGTTAATTAAAGGTTCTGTTGCAATAAATATTTTTGTTGGAATTGCTCTAATTTATATTGTTTGGATTATTGTTAAAGCATTAAAAATGCAGATGCTTAGCTCTATTTTAGGGCAGGTAATGGGAGTAGGGGCTATTGCATTAATTATTGTATTTCAACAGGAAGTAAGACGGTTTTTATTATTAATTGGATCAAAATATTTTACTGAAAATTATAAATTGCGATTTACACGACTTTTTAGTTTAAAGTTTAAACCACAACCTATGCTTAATATTAAGTCGATTATGGTTGCAATTGATAATATGTCTAAGAAAAAAACCGGATCACTTATAGTAATTGCAAAGAAGATGAGTCTTGATAATTATTCGCATATTGGAGATGTACTTGATGCAAAAATTTCCAGCCGTATTCTTGAATCTATTTTTTCTAAAGAAAGTCCGCTTCATGATGGTGCAGTAATTATTTTTAATAACAAAATTCAATCAGCGCGTTGTATTTTACCGATTTCGGATAGAATAGATTTACCTCCGCATTTTGGAACACGTCATCGTGCAGCGCTTGGTATGACAGAGGCTACAGATTCTTTTATTATTGTAGTATCTGAAGAAACCGGATCTATATCTTATGCTATTAATGGTGAATTAACTTACGATATAACAACTCAACAACTCACAACAATTCTTGAAAAGGAATTTAACTTCTAAATGAAAATATTTATAACAGGAGCAACTGGATTTGTAGGATCAAATCTTGTAAATTATCTAATAGATAATGGTTATGATGTTAGTTCTATTACAAGAAAAGATTTATTAGGGTCAGCCGAAGATATAGCTTTAAAAATTGAAGGAGCTTATGCTGTTATAAATCTTGCAGGTGCAACAATTAATAAAAGATGGACAAGAAAGTATAAGCGTGAAATTTATACCAGCAGAATATTTACTACAAAAAAAATAGTTGAGGCCATTGGATTATGTAAAACAAGACCACTGATATTAATTAATGCTTCTGCAATCGGGATATATGATGACATTCATGTTCATGATGAACAGAGCCACCATTTGGCATTTAACTATCTTTCTAAAGTAGTAAGAGATTGGGAACATGTTGCAAATAGTGCAATGGATTTTGGTACTCAGGTTTTTATTTTAAGATTGGGTATTGTGTTAGGTAGAAATGGTGGGATGTTAAAGAAACTGATTCCTTTATTTAAAATGGGACTAGGTGGTAAAATTGGTAATGGAAAACAATATTTTAGTTTTATTCATATTAAAGACATTCTTAATGTTATTGATTTTGCTTTAAGCAAAAAATTACCAACAGGTGTATATAATTTAACTTCTCCTGAGAGATTAACTAATTATGATTTGATCAAACAAATTGCACGAATTGTTCGCAAACCTGCTTTTTTTCATCTTCCGAAATTCTTTTTTAGTTTATTATACAAAGAGGGAGCAATTGTTTTAACAGGAGGACAAGCTGCAATACCTTTCAATTTAATGGAGCATGGTTATAAATTTCAGTTTCCTGTACTTTTTGATGCATTAACCGAAGAATTAAAAAAATAAATTCATGAAAAAGATTCTATTATTAATTGTTGTAAGCTTATTCTTTGTTAAGATATTTGCTGCATATCTCGAAAATGTTCCTGTAATCCTAAAACAACCTGATGGTACAATACTAAATTGTTTTGCAACAGGTGATGAATTTCATAA includes the following:
- the folP gene encoding dihydropteroate synthase; the protein is MGILNVTPDSFYDGGKFSSEMEIVSAVEKMILDGATIIDVGAVSTRPDSIQINSEEEIKRLKPAFSILQKMFPDTWFSLDTYRSNVAKMAVEEYGFGMINDISAGKFDNKMFTVISGLKIPYIIMHMQGTPENMQHNPVYSKITPEIISNFSEILNELKQLGVNDVLIDPGFGFGKTIEHNYKLLKELTAFKIFELPIVVGVSRKSMIYKLLQCSADDALNGTSIVNTLALINGADILRVHDVKQAVEALKIVELYKNC
- a CDS encoding TIGR00159 family protein; protein product: MPAFINITFFDILDIVLVAFLLYKVYMLIKGSVAINIFVGIALIYIVWIIVKALKMQMLSSILGQVMGVGAIALIIVFQQEVRRFLLLIGSKYFTENYKLRFTRLFSLKFKPQPMLNIKSIMVAIDNMSKKKTGSLIVIAKKMSLDNYSHIGDVLDAKISSRILESIFSKESPLHDGAVIIFNNKIQSARCILPISDRIDLPPHFGTRHRAALGMTEATDSFIIVVSEETGSISYAINGELTYDITTQQLTTILEKEFNF
- a CDS encoding TIGR01777 family protein produces the protein MKIFITGATGFVGSNLVNYLIDNGYDVSSITRKDLLGSAEDIALKIEGAYAVINLAGATINKRWTRKYKREIYTSRIFTTKKIVEAIGLCKTRPLILINASAIGIYDDIHVHDEQSHHLAFNYLSKVVRDWEHVANSAMDFGTQVFILRLGIVLGRNGGMLKKLIPLFKMGLGGKIGNGKQYFSFIHIKDILNVIDFALSKKLPTGVYNLTSPERLTNYDLIKQIARIVRKPAFFHLPKFFFSLLYKEGAIVLTGGQAAIPFNLMEHGYKFQFPVLFDALTEELKK